Part of the Natronobacterium gregoryi SP2 genome, CCGCACCGAGTTCCTCCCGGCGGACCCGGTCGCGTTCGTCGACCGACAACTCGAGGCTCTCGAGGACGTTCCCATCCAGCCAGCGTTCAACGTCCGCAGCGCGACCCCAGAACCGGTCGCCGACGCCGCACGTGTCTGTCGGGACCGGGAGGCCTACCTCGAGATCAACGCCCACTGCCGGCAGGCGGAACTGTGTGCAGTTGGCTGCGGAGAGACGCTGCTGAAAGACACTGAACGGCTCGCACGCCACGTCGAGACGGCCGCCGACACCGGCGCGACTGTCGGCGTCAAGGTCCGCGCGGAGGTGTCGGGCGTCGACCTGCCCGCACTCGCCGGCCGACTCGAGGACGCGGGCGCGACCTTCGTCCACGTCGACGCGATGGACACCGAGTCGGTGATCGAGGACGTCGTCGACGCTTCCGACCTGTTCGTGATCGCCAACAACGGCGTCCGGGACGACGAGACCGTCCGCAAGTACGT contains:
- a CDS encoding tRNA-dihydrouridine synthase; translation: MFRPPLALASLSGEADAAWARQGVDYAGAAFLGGIALDDDSRAAARKLVERDRTEFLPADPVAFVDRQLEALEDVPIQPAFNVRSATPEPVADAARVCRDREAYLEINAHCRQAELCAVGCGETLLKDTERLARHVETAADTGATVGVKVRAEVSGVDLPALAGRLEDAGATFVHVDAMDTESVIEDVVDASDLFVIANNGVRDDETVRKYVDYGADAVSVGRPSDNQTVLERVLAAVERRLVTGTP